Proteins encoded together in one Lathyrus oleraceus cultivar Zhongwan6 chromosome 5, CAAS_Psat_ZW6_1.0, whole genome shotgun sequence window:
- the LOC127080649 gene encoding uncharacterized protein LOC127080649 has translation MVNRNQNVDDIIRQVRHDDVAADNNLANIVERYMVRNGVNFGLRRPNYTSPLTEYILEMDAPLRTKIPKFTKFVGDTTESTVEHVVRYLTEAGDMSNNKSLLMKFFPSSLTKNAFTWFTTLPQNSIHSWNQLERMFHEQFYMGQTKISLNELASVIRKFTEPIDDYLNRFRLLKARCFTQVPEHERVKMAARGLDYSIRKKLDTQYLRDMAQLADRVQRVERLKEENARTNKGKRVAYVDFRKDDEDSCHEVPDFDVTDIDLAELTQGPPYACKVLAPSNGKNLVEPEKNVRFPKKTYTFNVTKGDKIFDLLV, from the coding sequence ATGGTAAATAGGAATCAAAATGTTGATGATATCATACGACAAGTTCGACATGATGATGTGGCAGCAGATAATAACTTAGCAAATATAGTCGAAAGATATATGGTTCGAAATGGGGTAAATTTTGGCCTTAGAAGACCAAATTATACGTCGCCTTTAACAGAATATATCTTAGAAATGGATGCACCCCTAAGGAccaaaatccccaaattcaccAAGTTTGTTGGGGATACTACTGAGTCTACTGTCGAACACGTGGTGAGATATTTAACCGAAGCTGGAGATATGTCAAATAACAAGAGCCTTCtgatgaaattttttccaagTTCTCTTACAAAGAATGCTTTCACATGGTTCACAACTTTGCCCCAAAATTCGATCCACTCGTGGAACCAACTAGAAAGAATGTTCCATGAACAGTTCTACATGGGGCAAACGAAGATAAGTTTGAATGAGTTGGCTAGTGTCATACGAAAATTCACTGAGCCAATTGATGACTATTTGAACAGATTTCGACTACTCAAAGCCAGGTGTTTTACGCAAGTACCAGAGCATGAACGTGTTAAAATGGCCGCTAGGGGCCTTGACTATTCGATTAGAAAGAAATTGGATACTCAATACCTGAGGGATATGGCCCAGTTGGCTGACAGAGTTCAACGGGTAGAGCGTTTAAAAGAAGAAAACGCTAGGACGAACAAAGGTAAAAGGGTAGCCTATGTCGATTTCAGGAAAGATGATGAAGATTCGTGTCATGAAGTTCCAGACTTCGATGTCACTGATATCGACCTTGCTGAATTGACACAAGGGCCACCATATGCGTGCAAAGTTTTAGCTCCTTCGAACGGAAAAAATCTTGTTGAACCTGAAAAGAATGTCAGGTTTCCTAAGAAAACATATACGTTCAACGTTACAAAAGGTGACAAAATTTTTGACTTACTAGTCTAA